The following proteins are co-located in the Leptospira weilii genome:
- a CDS encoding STAS domain-containing protein, producing the protein MEITVQDDIHIIKIAGSILQSDSEELDRNLSEHNFDPSPKVIIDLTEVNHICSTALGIIVSYKKKFKSAEGDIIIVVNDEDLLQLFEITMLDKVFKIVPNIEDAFDEFKLNR; encoded by the coding sequence ATGGAAATAACCGTACAAGACGATATTCATATCATAAAAATTGCAGGATCCATTCTTCAATCAGACAGTGAAGAATTGGACCGAAACTTAAGTGAGCACAATTTCGATCCAAGTCCGAAAGTTATCATCGATTTGACGGAAGTGAATCACATCTGTTCTACCGCGCTAGGTATCATTGTTTCTTATAAAAAGAAATTTAAAAGTGCGGAAGGGGACATCATCATTGTAGTCAACGACGAGGACCTTTTACAGCTTTTTGAGATCACGATGTTGGATAAGGTTTTTAAAATAGTTCCTAATATCGAAGATGCATTCGACGAATTTAAGCTGAATCGCTGA
- the rdgB gene encoding RdgB/HAM1 family non-canonical purine NTP pyrophosphatase, with product MKQIAFATNNQHKVREVGFILSELGIQILTPNDLRISFNVEETGFTFAENALIKARELFRLTKLPSIADDSGICVSALGGEPGIYSARFGGPSLKDEDRALLLLEKMKENSDRRAHYICVIAYVDETTEQSFEGRCEGIISKEYDRIGMYGFGYDPIFIYPPFQKPFSQVSEAEKNSVSHRRKALEGFLKFLKTKS from the coding sequence TTGAAACAAATCGCCTTTGCCACAAACAATCAGCACAAGGTAAGGGAAGTTGGTTTCATCCTTTCCGAGTTAGGAATTCAGATCCTTACTCCTAATGATCTGAGAATTTCTTTTAACGTCGAAGAAACCGGTTTTACATTTGCGGAAAACGCTCTCATTAAAGCGAGAGAACTGTTTCGTTTGACGAAACTTCCTTCCATTGCGGACGATTCCGGAATCTGTGTCTCAGCGCTTGGAGGAGAACCGGGGATTTATTCCGCTAGATTCGGAGGCCCTAGTCTAAAAGACGAGGATCGTGCCCTTCTCCTTTTGGAAAAAATGAAAGAAAATTCGGACCGTAGGGCACATTACATTTGTGTTATCGCTTACGTAGACGAAACCACCGAACAAAGTTTTGAAGGCAGATGCGAAGGAATCATTTCGAAAGAATATGATAGAATCGGAATGTACGGTTTCGGATATGACCCTATTTTTATTTATCCTCCCTTTCAAAAGCCTTTTTCACAGGTTTCGGAAGCGGAAAAAAATTCGGTTTCCCATAGAAGAAAAGCTTTGGAAGGATTTTTAAAATTCTTAAAAACGAAATCGTAA